The following proteins are co-located in the Burkholderia sp. HI2500 genome:
- a CDS encoding LysR family transcriptional regulator: protein MEPPTDPASTSLDITLLRTFLEVVDSRGFAPAAERLALTPSAVSGHIKRLEQAAGTVLLARTTRRIALTPAGDTLYAYARNIVDMEREVRARLRGAPAHGPLRVGASEDFAGAWLPHVLRTFRDRHPRTSIELKVGITASLLREQTLGRLDVVLGKQCRQVDTPGELLWEEPLVWAFASDRTLDAGGDVPLALFPQPCVYREAAVAALAAALRPFRVLFESSSMAGCVSAALAGFAVTALARSQLRDGLRECGPQDGLPVLPAARFYAFAAKPDGAAAALIDAVRETGRSRQFAALPG, encoded by the coding sequence ATGGAACCGCCGACCGATCCCGCGTCGACCTCGCTCGACATCACGCTGCTGCGCACCTTCCTCGAAGTCGTCGACAGCCGCGGGTTCGCGCCGGCCGCGGAACGGCTCGCGCTGACGCCGTCCGCCGTCAGCGGCCACATCAAGCGGCTCGAACAGGCGGCCGGCACGGTGCTGCTCGCGCGCACCACCCGTCGCATCGCGCTCACGCCGGCCGGCGACACGCTGTACGCATACGCACGCAACATCGTCGACATGGAGCGCGAAGTGCGCGCAAGGCTGCGCGGCGCGCCGGCGCACGGCCCGCTGCGGGTCGGCGCATCGGAGGATTTTGCGGGTGCGTGGCTGCCGCACGTGCTGCGCACGTTCCGCGACCGCCACCCGCGCACGTCGATCGAGCTGAAGGTCGGGATCACCGCGTCGCTGCTGCGCGAGCAGACGCTCGGCCGGCTCGACGTCGTGCTCGGCAAGCAGTGCCGGCAGGTCGACACGCCGGGCGAACTGCTGTGGGAAGAACCGCTCGTGTGGGCGTTCGCGTCGGATCGCACGCTCGACGCCGGCGGCGACGTGCCGCTCGCGCTGTTTCCGCAGCCATGCGTCTATCGCGAAGCCGCCGTCGCGGCACTCGCCGCTGCACTGCGGCCGTTTCGCGTGCTGTTCGAGAGCAGCAGCATGGCCGGCTGCGTGTCGGCCGCGCTCGCGGGCTTCGCGGTCACCGCGCTGGCGCGCAGCCAGTTGCGCGACGGCCTGCGCGAATGCGGCCCGCAGGACGGCCTGCCGGTGCTGCCGGCCGCGCGTTTCTACGCGTTCGCGGCGAAACCGGACGGCGCCGCCGCCGCGTTGATCGACGCGGTGCGGGAAACCGGGCGCAGCCGGCAGTTCGCGGCGCTGCCCGGCTGA
- a CDS encoding LysR family transcriptional regulator translates to MAFDSRLLSGIGVLSAVIEAGTFARAGEAMGLTQPAVSRAVARLEERVGIRIFNRTARAITLTDEGRRFYEAVAPLLAGIEDAAIDAGQSKARVRGRLRVNVDATFGHYVLAPKMAEFLDRFPDLSVEISVRDRMGDLVADGFDVAVRFGIPEPSSYRARLLLETRVLTCASAAYVARHGEPRHPRDLASGHRCVLIRDPVTGRPFEWEFHRGKEVMPFDAAGRLMVNDTGMLLGACLGGAGIAQLLELYARDILADGRLVLLLPEWADETFPLYAYHHASNLVSAKVRVFLDFVRALMA, encoded by the coding sequence ATGGCATTCGACAGCAGGCTTTTGAGCGGGATCGGCGTGCTCTCGGCGGTGATCGAGGCCGGCACCTTCGCGCGCGCCGGCGAGGCGATGGGGTTGACGCAGCCGGCGGTGAGCCGTGCCGTCGCCCGGCTGGAGGAGCGCGTCGGCATCCGGATCTTCAACCGCACGGCCCGTGCGATCACGCTGACCGACGAAGGGCGGCGTTTCTATGAAGCGGTCGCGCCGCTGCTGGCCGGCATCGAGGATGCGGCGATCGACGCCGGCCAGTCGAAGGCGCGTGTCAGGGGGCGGCTGCGCGTCAACGTCGACGCGACTTTCGGCCACTACGTGCTGGCGCCGAAGATGGCCGAGTTTCTCGACCGCTTTCCCGACCTGTCCGTCGAGATCAGCGTGCGCGACCGGATGGGCGACCTCGTCGCCGACGGGTTCGACGTGGCGGTGCGGTTCGGCATTCCGGAACCATCGTCATACCGTGCGCGGCTGCTGCTGGAAACGCGCGTGCTGACCTGCGCGTCGGCGGCCTATGTCGCGCGCCACGGCGAACCGCGGCACCCGCGGGATCTCGCGAGCGGGCATCGCTGCGTGCTGATCCGCGACCCGGTGACGGGGCGGCCGTTCGAATGGGAATTCCATCGCGGCAAGGAGGTGATGCCGTTCGATGCCGCCGGCCGGCTGATGGTCAACGATACGGGCATGCTGCTCGGCGCGTGCCTGGGCGGCGCGGGGATTGCCCAGCTGCTGGAACTCTATGCGCGCGACATCCTTGCCGACGGGCGGCTGGTGCTGCTGCTGCCGGAATGGGCGGACGAGACGTTTCCGCTCTACGCGTATCACCACGCGTCCAACCTCGTTTCCGCGAAGGTGCGCGTGTTTCTCGACTTCGTGCGGGCGTTGATGGCCTGA
- a CDS encoding nitrite/sulfite reductase produces MYQYDQYDQTIVDERVAQYRDQVRRRLSGELSEEEFRPLRLQNGLYMQRHAYMHRIAIPYGNLRSDQLRMLARIAREHDRGYGHFSTRSNIQFNWIKLEETPEILAKLASVQMHGIQTSGNCIRNITADQFAGVAQDEEIDPRPWSEILRQWSTFHPEFAWLPRKFKIAVSGSKDDRAAVQIHDLGVYLKKNAQGEVVASILAGGGLGRTPIIGAVIKEDLPWQHLLTYCEAVLRVYNRYGRRDNLYKARIKILVKALSPAKFAQQVEEEWQHLKDGPSTLTQAEVDRVSQYFQPPVYEKLADTDASFEQHLLENKAFARWVERNVAPHKVAGYAAVTLSLKDHRIAPGDATDQQMDLVADWADAYSFGELRVSHEQNLILANVKKRDLFALWEKAKAAGFATPNIGLLTDIIACPGGDFCSLANAKSIPIALAIQQRFDDLDYVYDLGDLSLNISGCMNSCGHHHVGNIGILGVDKDGAEWYQVSLGGEQGTGRNGARLGRVIGPSFSAEEVPGVIAKLIDTFVESRIDGERFVDTYDRIGIAPFKERVYAARQAVNA; encoded by the coding sequence ATGTATCAGTACGACCAATACGACCAGACGATCGTCGACGAGCGTGTCGCGCAGTACCGCGATCAGGTGCGCCGCCGGCTGTCGGGCGAGTTGAGCGAAGAAGAGTTCCGTCCGCTGCGCCTGCAGAACGGCCTGTACATGCAGCGCCACGCGTACATGCACCGCATCGCGATTCCGTACGGCAACCTGCGCAGCGATCAGCTCCGGATGCTGGCGCGCATCGCCCGCGAACACGACCGCGGCTACGGTCACTTCTCGACCCGCTCGAACATCCAGTTCAACTGGATCAAGCTGGAAGAAACGCCCGAGATCCTCGCGAAGCTCGCGTCGGTGCAGATGCACGGCATCCAGACGTCGGGCAACTGCATCCGCAACATCACGGCCGACCAGTTCGCCGGTGTCGCGCAGGACGAAGAGATCGATCCGCGTCCGTGGTCGGAAATCCTGCGCCAGTGGTCGACGTTCCATCCCGAATTCGCATGGTTGCCGCGCAAGTTCAAGATCGCGGTGTCGGGCTCGAAGGACGACCGTGCGGCCGTGCAGATCCACGACCTCGGCGTGTACCTGAAGAAGAACGCGCAGGGTGAAGTGGTCGCGAGCATCCTCGCGGGCGGCGGCCTCGGCCGTACGCCGATCATCGGCGCGGTGATCAAGGAAGACCTGCCGTGGCAGCACCTGCTCACCTATTGCGAAGCCGTGCTGCGCGTGTACAACCGTTACGGCCGCCGCGACAACCTCTACAAGGCGCGCATCAAGATCCTCGTGAAGGCGTTGTCGCCCGCGAAGTTCGCGCAGCAGGTCGAGGAAGAGTGGCAGCACCTGAAGGACGGCCCGTCGACGCTCACGCAGGCGGAAGTCGACCGCGTGTCGCAGTACTTCCAGCCGCCCGTCTACGAGAAGCTGGCCGACACCGACGCGTCGTTCGAACAGCACCTGCTCGAGAACAAGGCGTTCGCGCGCTGGGTCGAGCGTAACGTTGCCCCGCACAAGGTGGCCGGCTATGCCGCCGTCACGCTGTCGCTGAAGGATCACCGTATCGCGCCGGGTGACGCGACCGACCAGCAGATGGATCTGGTGGCCGACTGGGCCGACGCTTACTCGTTCGGCGAGCTGCGCGTGTCGCACGAGCAGAACCTGATTCTCGCGAACGTGAAGAAACGCGACCTGTTCGCCCTGTGGGAAAAGGCGAAGGCAGCCGGTTTCGCGACGCCGAACATCGGCCTGCTGACCGACATCATCGCGTGCCCGGGCGGCGACTTCTGCTCGCTCGCGAACGCAAAGTCGATCCCGATCGCGCTGGCGATCCAGCAGCGTTTCGACGATCTCGACTATGTGTACGACCTCGGCGACCTGTCGCTGAACATTTCCGGTTGCATGAACTCGTGCGGTCACCATCACGTCGGCAACATCGGCATCCTCGGCGTCGACAAGGACGGCGCCGAGTGGTACCAGGTGTCGCTCGGCGGCGAGCAGGGCACGGGCCGGAACGGCGCGCGCCTCGGCCGCGTGATCGGGCCGTCGTTCTCGGCGGAGGAAGTGCCCGGCGTGATCGCGAAGCTGATCGACACGTTCGTCGAATCGCGCATCGACGGCGAGCGCTTCGTCGACACGTACGATCGCATCGGCATCGCGCCGTTCAAGGAGCGCGTGTATGCGGCGCGCCAGGCAGTGAACGCGTAA
- a CDS encoding SDR family oxidoreductase has product MKEVILVTGASSGFGLLTAQALARAGHTVYASMRESTGRNAPRVAAIAAYAQEHGVDLRTVELDVGDDASVGAAIDRVIADNGRLDVIVHNAGHMVFGPAEAFTPEQIGELYDINVVSTQRVNRAALPHLRRQGRGLLVWVSSSSARGGTPPFLAPYFAAKAAMDSLAVSYAAELARWGIETSIVVPGAFTQGTNHFAHAGKPADAGVQAAYVDGPYAGVAEQALQGLAALEPADADAGTVATAIADIVAAPAGKRPYRVFVDPSQDGAEEVFRVGDRIRREMFRNIGLADLLAARVGG; this is encoded by the coding sequence ATGAAGGAAGTCATTCTCGTCACGGGCGCGTCCAGCGGCTTCGGCCTGCTGACGGCCCAGGCGCTCGCCCGCGCCGGGCATACCGTCTACGCGTCGATGCGCGAAAGCACCGGCCGCAACGCGCCGCGCGTCGCCGCCATCGCCGCCTACGCGCAGGAACACGGCGTCGACCTGCGCACCGTCGAGCTCGACGTCGGCGACGACGCGTCCGTTGGCGCCGCCATCGATCGCGTGATCGCGGACAACGGCCGGCTCGACGTCATCGTCCACAACGCCGGCCACATGGTGTTCGGCCCGGCCGAAGCGTTCACGCCCGAGCAGATCGGCGAGCTCTACGACATCAACGTCGTGTCGACCCAGCGCGTCAACCGCGCGGCGCTGCCGCACCTGCGCCGCCAGGGGCGCGGGCTGCTCGTCTGGGTGTCGTCGTCGTCCGCGCGCGGCGGTACGCCGCCGTTCCTCGCGCCCTACTTCGCCGCGAAGGCCGCGATGGATTCGCTCGCGGTGTCCTACGCGGCCGAACTGGCACGCTGGGGGATCGAGACGTCGATCGTCGTGCCGGGCGCGTTCACCCAGGGCACGAATCACTTCGCCCACGCGGGCAAGCCGGCCGATGCAGGCGTTCAGGCCGCCTACGTCGACGGCCCCTATGCCGGCGTCGCCGAACAGGCGCTTCAAGGCCTCGCCGCGCTCGAACCGGCAGACGCCGATGCCGGCACCGTCGCGACAGCCATTGCCGACATCGTCGCCGCCCCGGCTGGCAAGCGCCCGTACCGCGTGTTCGTCGATCCGTCGCAGGACGGCGCGGAGGAGGTGTTCCGCGTCGGCGACCGGATTCGCCGCGAGATGTTCAGGAACATCGGTCTCGCCGACCTGCTCGCGGCCCGCGTCGGCGGCTGA
- a CDS encoding DinB family protein: protein MNPTTLDALADFPRQLEAHFAAVPDGYARWTPDDWAGMPSEHFSPLGQLCHVRDIEIDGYHVRLRRMLDEDRPLLVSIDGDALAIERRYNDAYASDVLAAIHEARRETLNLVSRLTPEQFARTGEFDGYGSLTVRGLVHYLCSHDQQHLAGMQWLLGKIDATLYAR from the coding sequence ATGAATCCGACGACGCTCGACGCACTCGCCGATTTCCCCCGTCAGCTCGAAGCCCATTTCGCGGCCGTCCCCGACGGCTACGCGCGCTGGACGCCCGACGACTGGGCCGGGATGCCGAGCGAGCATTTTTCGCCGCTCGGGCAGCTCTGCCATGTGCGCGACATCGAGATCGACGGCTATCACGTGCGGCTGCGGCGGATGCTCGACGAAGACCGGCCGCTGCTCGTGTCGATCGACGGCGACGCGCTCGCGATCGAGCGCCGCTACAACGATGCGTATGCGTCCGACGTGCTCGCGGCGATCCACGAAGCGCGGCGCGAGACGCTGAACCTCGTGTCGCGCCTCACGCCCGAACAGTTCGCGCGCACCGGGGAATTCGACGGCTACGGTTCGTTGACCGTGCGCGGGCTCGTCCACTACCTGTGCAGCCACGACCAGCAGCACCTGGCCGGCATGCAGTGGCTGCTCGGCAAGATCGACGCGACGCTGTACGCGCGCTGA
- a CDS encoding LysR family transcriptional regulator → MDKLDQVRIFLQVAEMGSFIKAAHALDVPRATVSAAVQQLETGLGTRLLHRTTRQVQLTADGALLLERGRRLLAEADELDRLFRRRDRDVIGRLNVDVPSRIARRMVAPALPSLFHRYPKLQLSLGSTDRSIDLVQEGVDCAIRVGRLADSSLVVRPLGQFMLINCASPDYLRECGVPEHPDALAHGHWAIGYASPTTGRELDWEYCTDGQRHTLMLPSRVIVNNAETYIASCIAGMGLIQIPRFDVQHLLDSGALVDVMPGHRAAPMDVSAVYPHRRHRSRRLNAFIEWFGELMASALTHGGEGAEGD, encoded by the coding sequence ATGGACAAGCTGGATCAGGTCAGAATCTTCCTGCAGGTTGCCGAGATGGGCAGCTTCATCAAGGCCGCGCATGCGCTCGACGTGCCGCGCGCGACCGTGTCGGCGGCCGTCCAGCAACTGGAAACGGGGCTCGGCACGCGCCTCTTGCACCGCACGACACGCCAGGTGCAACTGACCGCCGACGGCGCGCTGCTGCTCGAACGCGGCCGGCGCCTGCTCGCGGAGGCCGACGAACTCGACCGCCTGTTCCGCCGCCGCGACCGCGACGTGATCGGCCGGCTGAACGTCGACGTGCCGAGCCGGATCGCGCGCCGCATGGTGGCGCCCGCGCTGCCGTCGCTGTTTCACCGTTATCCGAAGCTGCAACTGTCGCTCGGCTCGACCGATCGTTCGATCGACCTGGTGCAGGAGGGCGTCGACTGCGCGATCCGCGTGGGGCGGCTCGCGGACAGCAGCCTCGTCGTGCGGCCGCTCGGACAGTTCATGCTGATCAACTGCGCGAGCCCCGACTACCTGCGCGAATGCGGCGTGCCCGAGCATCCGGATGCGCTCGCGCACGGACACTGGGCGATCGGCTATGCGTCGCCGACGACCGGGCGCGAACTCGACTGGGAATACTGCACGGACGGCCAGCGGCACACGCTCATGCTGCCGAGCCGGGTGATCGTCAACAATGCCGAAACCTATATTGCCAGCTGCATCGCCGGGATGGGGCTGATCCAGATTCCGCGCTTCGACGTCCAGCATCTGCTCGACAGCGGCGCACTCGTCGACGTGATGCCCGGCCACCGCGCCGCACCGATGGACGTGTCGGCCGTGTACCCGCACCGGCGTCACCGTTCGCGCCGGCTCAATGCCTTCATCGAATGGTTCGGGGAACTGATGGCGAGCGCGCTGACGCATGGCGGGGAGGGGGCGGAGGGCGACTGA
- a CDS encoding SDR family oxidoreductase: MSTSEQVALVTGSSRGIGAEIARRLARDGFRVVVNYAGGAGPAQEVVDAIVAGGGTAVAVQADVADPAAVAALFDTAEQAFGRIDVIVNSAGVMKLAPLAEFDDAAFDQTVAINLKGAFNVSREAAKRVRDGGRIVNLTSSVIGMRLPTYGVYIATKAAVEGMTQVLAQEMRGRGISVNAVAPGPVATELFLQGKSAELVDRMAKVNPLERLGQPADIASVVAFLAGPDGAWVNGQVLRANGGMC, from the coding sequence ATGAGCACATCGGAACAGGTCGCCCTCGTCACGGGCTCGTCGCGCGGCATCGGTGCGGAAATCGCCCGCCGCCTCGCCCGCGACGGTTTCAGGGTCGTCGTGAACTATGCCGGCGGCGCCGGCCCCGCGCAGGAAGTGGTCGACGCGATCGTCGCCGGCGGCGGCACGGCCGTCGCGGTGCAGGCGGACGTCGCCGATCCGGCCGCGGTGGCCGCGCTGTTCGACACGGCCGAGCAGGCATTCGGCCGGATCGACGTCATCGTCAACAGCGCGGGCGTGATGAAGCTCGCGCCCCTCGCCGAGTTCGACGACGCCGCGTTCGACCAGACCGTCGCGATCAACCTGAAGGGCGCGTTCAACGTCAGCCGCGAAGCAGCGAAGCGCGTGCGCGACGGCGGGCGCATCGTCAACCTGACCTCGAGCGTGATCGGCATGCGCCTGCCGACCTACGGCGTGTACATCGCGACCAAGGCCGCCGTCGAGGGCATGACGCAGGTGCTCGCGCAGGAGATGCGGGGCCGCGGCATCAGCGTGAACGCCGTCGCGCCCGGGCCGGTGGCGACCGAGCTGTTCCTGCAGGGCAAGAGCGCCGAACTCGTGGACCGGATGGCGAAGGTGAACCCGCTGGAGCGGCTCGGCCAGCCCGCCGACATCGCCAGCGTCGTCGCGTTCCTCGCCGGCCCCGACGGCGCGTGGGTCAACGGCCAGGTCCTGCGTGCCAACGGCGGCATGTGCTGA
- a CDS encoding SDR family oxidoreductase, which translates to MATHTLADKVVLIAGGAKNLGGLIARDLASHGAKAVAIHYNSAASQAQAEETAAAVRAAGAEAATFQGDLTTAAAVEKLFDDAKQRFCKIDIAINTVGKVLKKPFTEISEAEYDEMFAVNSKSAFFFIKEAGRHLEDHGKLVTLVTSLLGAFTPFYAAYEGSKAPVEHFTRAASKEYGARGISVTAVGPGPMDTPFFYPAEGADAVAYHKTAAALSPFSKTGLTDIEDVVPFIRHLVTDGWWITGQTILINGGYTTK; encoded by the coding sequence GTGGCAACTCATACGCTCGCAGACAAGGTCGTCCTGATCGCAGGCGGCGCAAAGAATCTCGGCGGCCTGATCGCGCGGGATCTGGCGAGCCACGGTGCGAAGGCCGTGGCGATTCACTACAACAGCGCCGCGTCGCAGGCGCAAGCCGAGGAGACGGCCGCCGCGGTGCGTGCGGCCGGCGCGGAAGCGGCTACGTTCCAGGGCGACCTGACGACGGCCGCCGCGGTCGAGAAGCTGTTCGACGACGCGAAGCAGCGCTTCTGCAAGATCGACATCGCGATCAACACGGTCGGCAAGGTGCTGAAGAAGCCGTTCACCGAGATCAGCGAGGCCGAGTACGACGAGATGTTCGCGGTCAACAGCAAGTCGGCATTCTTCTTCATCAAGGAAGCGGGGCGGCACCTCGAGGATCACGGCAAGCTCGTCACGCTCGTGACGTCGCTGCTCGGCGCGTTCACGCCGTTCTATGCGGCGTACGAAGGGTCGAAGGCGCCGGTCGAGCATTTCACGCGCGCGGCGTCGAAGGAATACGGCGCGCGCGGGATCTCGGTGACGGCCGTCGGGCCGGGCCCGATGGACACGCCGTTCTTCTATCCGGCCGAGGGCGCCGATGCGGTCGCGTATCACAAGACGGCGGCCGCGCTGTCGCCGTTCAGCAAGACGGGCCTGACCGACATCGAGGACGTCGTGCCGTTCATCCGCCATCTCGTTACCGACGGCTGGTGGATCACGGGCCAGACGATCCTGATCAACGGCGGCTACACGACCAAGTAA
- a CDS encoding ABC transporter substrate-binding protein, which produces MTLLALLRRAAGAALVLASAAAHADLKVGVDLSSTGPAAAIGITSKNAILMWPKTIAGQPVQVTVLDDASDPGTAVRNIRKLVDEDHVDVVVGPNITPAALAALDAVAAGQTPMITLVGSGAIVEPQEGARTWAFKMAQSDRAMADVMTRHMANHGVKTVGFIGFADSYGDSWLNEFTRFADLRKIRVIATERFNRTDASVTGQALKLIAAKPDAILIAGSGTPAVLPQRTLIERGYKGPVYQTHGIATPEFIKLGGKDVDGTLFPTQPVVVARTLPADHPSRKAALAFVDAYEAKYGAGTVTQFAGDAAGVYPRLADAVGRALKAAQPGTPAFRAALRRELERAHELVVPNGVVNTSDKDHVGLDQRASVMGIVKQGRFVYLSQ; this is translated from the coding sequence ATGACGCTTCTCGCCCTGTTGCGCCGCGCTGCCGGCGCCGCTCTCGTACTGGCCAGCGCCGCCGCGCACGCCGACCTGAAGGTCGGCGTCGACCTGTCGTCGACCGGCCCGGCGGCCGCGATCGGCATCACGAGCAAGAACGCGATCCTGATGTGGCCGAAGACGATCGCCGGGCAACCCGTGCAGGTGACGGTGCTCGACGATGCGTCCGACCCGGGCACCGCGGTGCGCAACATCCGCAAGCTGGTCGACGAGGATCACGTCGACGTGGTGGTCGGGCCGAACATCACGCCGGCCGCGCTCGCGGCGCTCGATGCGGTGGCCGCCGGGCAGACGCCGATGATCACGCTGGTCGGCTCCGGCGCGATCGTCGAGCCGCAGGAAGGCGCGCGGACCTGGGCGTTCAAGATGGCGCAGAGCGACCGCGCGATGGCCGACGTGATGACGCGCCATATGGCGAACCACGGCGTGAAGACGGTCGGCTTCATCGGCTTCGCCGACAGCTACGGCGATAGCTGGCTGAACGAGTTCACGCGCTTCGCGGACCTGCGCAAGATCCGCGTCATCGCGACCGAGCGCTTCAACCGCACCGACGCGAGCGTCACGGGCCAGGCATTGAAGCTGATCGCGGCGAAACCCGACGCGATCCTGATCGCGGGCTCGGGCACGCCGGCCGTGCTGCCGCAGCGCACGCTGATCGAGCGCGGCTACAAGGGCCCGGTCTACCAGACCCACGGGATCGCGACACCGGAATTCATCAAGCTGGGCGGCAAGGATGTCGACGGGACGCTGTTCCCGACCCAGCCGGTGGTCGTCGCGCGCACGCTGCCGGCCGATCATCCGTCCCGCAAGGCCGCGCTCGCGTTCGTCGACGCGTACGAAGCGAAGTACGGTGCCGGCACGGTCACGCAGTTCGCGGGCGACGCGGCGGGCGTCTACCCGCGCCTCGCCGACGCGGTCGGCCGCGCGCTGAAGGCCGCGCAGCCCGGCACGCCCGCGTTCCGTGCGGCGCTGCGGCGCGAGCTGGAACGTGCGCACGAGCTCGTCGTGCCGAACGGTGTCGTCAACACGAGCGACAAGGATCATGTGGGACTCGACCAGCGCGCGAGCGTGATGGGGATCGTCAAGCAGGGCCGGTTCGTCTACCTCAGTCAGTGA
- a CDS encoding alpha/beta fold hydrolase, with amino-acid sequence MTTYEHATTASLDIAYLEWNPRGERVAVLLHGWPDSPVGWDAVAARLAAHGYRVLAPALRGFAPTRFRDASVPRSGQLVALGRDLLDFVDALGIERPVLVGHDWGARAAANACGLREGAASHLVMLSVGYGTNDPGQPLSLQQARNYWYHWFMATPRGEQALRDDRRAFARLMWDTWSPPGWYRDSDFDAAAAAFDGPDWIDVVLHSYRHRWGFAPGTPVYADDDARLNPAPVLAVPTLVLHGGADTCNHPDSSAGRERFFAGRYARQVLDGVGHFPQREAPAAIADAILGFCEPG; translated from the coding sequence ATGACGACCTATGAGCATGCGACCACCGCGTCGCTCGACATTGCCTATCTCGAATGGAACCCGCGCGGCGAGCGCGTGGCCGTGCTGCTGCACGGCTGGCCGGACAGCCCGGTCGGCTGGGACGCGGTGGCGGCAAGGCTCGCCGCGCACGGCTACCGCGTGCTCGCGCCCGCGCTGCGCGGTTTTGCGCCGACCCGCTTTCGCGACGCATCCGTGCCGCGCAGCGGCCAGCTCGTGGCGCTCGGGCGCGACCTGCTCGACTTCGTCGATGCGCTCGGCATCGAGCGGCCCGTGCTGGTCGGGCACGACTGGGGCGCGCGGGCAGCCGCGAACGCGTGCGGGCTGCGCGAAGGCGCCGCATCGCATCTCGTGATGCTGTCGGTCGGGTACGGCACCAACGATCCTGGGCAGCCGCTGTCGCTGCAGCAGGCACGAAACTACTGGTATCACTGGTTCATGGCGACGCCACGCGGCGAGCAGGCGTTGCGCGACGATCGCCGCGCGTTTGCCCGCTTGATGTGGGACACGTGGTCGCCGCCGGGCTGGTATCGCGACAGCGATTTCGACGCGGCCGCCGCCGCGTTCGACGGGCCCGACTGGATCGACGTCGTGCTGCATTCGTACCGGCATCGATGGGGATTCGCACCGGGCACGCCGGTCTATGCCGACGACGATGCGCGGCTGAATCCCGCGCCGGTGCTGGCGGTGCCGACGCTCGTGCTGCACGGCGGCGCGGATACCTGCAATCATCCGGACAGCTCGGCCGGGCGCGAGCGGTTCTTTGCGGGGCGCTACGCGCGGCAGGTGCTGGACGGTGTCGGCCACTTTCCGCAGCGCGAGGCGCCGGCGGCAATCGCCGACGCGATCCTCGGGTTCTGCGAGCCAGGCTGA
- a CDS encoding CysB family HTH-type transcriptional regulator has translation MNLHQFRFVREAVRQNFNLTEAAKALYTSQPGVSKAIIELEDELGVEIFTRHGKRVRSLTEPGRIILASVERILQEVESLKRVGKDYAAQDQGNLTIAATHTQARYSLPAAIAEFKKRFPKVHLSILQGSPTQVAEMVIHDQADLAIATEAISDYKELVSLPCFQWHHAAVVPADHPLLERKPVTLDDLAQYPLITYDDAFAGRKKINHAFALRGLSPDIVLEAIDADVIKTYVELGLGVGIMADIAFNPERDRSLRLIPVGHLFGSNVTRVALKQGAYLRSYVYTLVELLSPTLNRKLIEQALKGESESYEL, from the coding sequence ATGAACCTGCACCAATTTCGCTTCGTGCGCGAGGCCGTCCGGCAGAATTTCAATCTCACCGAGGCCGCCAAGGCGCTCTACACGTCGCAACCGGGGGTATCGAAGGCGATCATCGAGCTCGAGGACGAGCTGGGCGTGGAGATCTTCACGCGGCACGGCAAGCGCGTGCGCTCGCTCACCGAGCCGGGCCGGATCATCCTCGCGTCGGTCGAGCGGATTCTCCAGGAGGTTGAAAGCCTTAAAAGGGTCGGAAAAGATTATGCAGCCCAGGATCAGGGCAACCTGACCATCGCCGCGACCCACACGCAGGCCCGCTACTCGCTGCCGGCCGCGATCGCCGAGTTCAAGAAGCGCTTCCCGAAGGTGCACCTGTCGATCCTGCAGGGCAGCCCGACGCAGGTGGCCGAGATGGTGATCCACGACCAGGCCGATCTCGCGATCGCCACCGAGGCGATCTCTGACTATAAAGAACTCGTGTCGCTGCCCTGCTTCCAGTGGCACCACGCGGCCGTCGTGCCGGCCGACCACCCGCTGCTCGAACGCAAGCCGGTCACCCTCGACGATCTCGCCCAGTACCCGCTGATCACGTACGACGATGCGTTCGCGGGCCGCAAGAAGATCAACCATGCGTTCGCGCTGCGCGGGCTGTCGCCGGACATCGTGCTCGAGGCGATCGACGCCGACGTGATCAAGACCTACGTCGAACTCGGCCTCGGCGTCGGCATCATGGCCGACATCGCGTTCAATCCCGAACGTGACCGCAGCCTGCGGCTGATCCCGGTCGGCCACCTGTTCGGCAGCAACGTGACGCGCGTCGCGCTCAAGCAGGGCGCTTACCTGCGCAGCTATGTGTATACGCTGGTCGAACTGCTGTCGCCGACGCTGAACCGCAAGCTGATCGAGCAGGCGCTCAAGGGCGAATCCGAATCGTACGAACTCTGA